The following proteins are co-located in the Spea bombifrons isolate aSpeBom1 chromosome 3, aSpeBom1.2.pri, whole genome shotgun sequence genome:
- the CAMK2N2 gene encoding calcium/calmodulin-dependent protein kinase II inhibitor 2 — protein MSEILPYSEDKMGHYGSDTEVGQISFSCRLQDTSSFFGANQQKRPPKLGQIGRAKRVVIEDDRIDEVLKGVSDKSPTGV, from the exons ATGTCTGAAATCCTACCCTACAGCGAAGATAAGATGGGGCACTACGGCTCCGACACAGAGGTGGGGCAAATATCATTCAGCTGCCGCCTGCAGGATACCAGCTCCTTCTTTGGGGCAAATCAACAGAAGAGACCCCCGAAGCTGGGGCAAATCGGGAGAGCTAAAAGAG TTGTTATTGAAGATGACAGAATAGACGAGGTGCTGAAGGGGGTGTCGGACAAGTCTCCCACCGGAGTATAA
- the EEF1AKMT4 gene encoding EEF1A lysine methyltransferase 4 has protein sequence MSSMYKEPVYWDNRYEAERAVPGGYDWFGTYRDFAELVRREIRPGTRGLVLGCGNSSLSVDLHKEGVSPVVSIDYSPVCITEMARKHAGIPDMRWLVMDARQLTFPDGSFDLVIEKGTLDAMMVGERDPWRVSPDTISLVDQVLSEVSRVLSPTGCFISITFSAPHFRTRHYAQPAYGWSVSCDTYGRDFHYFLYTMRKGRELTTFDLERGRSLHAPPILPETLPTLAENDDEEFLKNIQI, from the exons ATGTCCAGCATGTACAAGGAGCCGGTATATTGGGATAACCGCTATGAGGCGGAACGAGCTGTGCCCGGGGGATATGACTGGTTTGGGACTTACCGGGATTTCGCAGAGTTGGTCAGGCGAGAGATTAGACCCGGGACCCGAGGGCTAGTACTCG gatgTGGCAACAGCTCGCTTAGCGTGGACCTGCACAAGGAAGGGGTAAGCCCTGTCGTTAGCATTGATTACTCTCCGGTATGCATCACGGAGATGGCACGTAAACACGCTGGGATTCCTGACATGAGGTGGCTGGTGATGGATGCTCGGCAGCTTACGTTTCCAGATGGAAGTTTCGATCTGGTCATTGAGAAAGGGACGCTGGATGCCATGATGGTCGGGGAAAGAGACCCTTGGAGAGTTAGCCCTGACACTATTTCTCTGGTAGATCAAGTGCTTAGTGAG GTTAGTCGAGTGCTTTCTCCAACCGGATGCTTCATCTCAATCACTTTCTCCGCTCCCCATTTTCGCACACGTCATTATGCACAGCCTGCATATGGCTGGTCTGTCTCATGTGATACATATGGCAGGGACTTCCACTATTTCCTGTACACCATGCGCAAGGGGCGGGAACTGACAACCTTTGACCTTGAGAGGGGGCGGAGTCTCCATGCACCACCTATTCTCCCAGAGACACTACCAACACTTGCTGAGAATGATGACGAGGAGTTCCTGAAAAATATCCAGATCTGA